In a single window of the Synergistaceae bacterium genome:
- a CDS encoding acetolactate synthase gives MSVKQISVFLENRPGCLHEMTKALADNNIDMRGLSLAETSDFGIVRLIVDDVYGTANVLKSAGFIASITDVIAVEVPNVPGGLNKVLEILQGVNINVEYMYAILGNQKSENAYIIFRVNDNESASDSLMKAGVRIMNQETLSAL, from the coding sequence ATGAGCGTTAAACAAATTTCTGTATTTCTTGAGAACAGGCCGGGCTGTCTTCACGAGATGACAAAGGCACTCGCTGATAATAATATAGACATGAGGGGGCTTTCACTTGCTGAGACGAGTGATTTCGGTATAGTGCGCTTAATTGTCGATGATGTTTACGGGACAGCAAATGTTTTGAAATCGGCGGGATTTATTGCGAGCATCACGGACGTTATAGCCGTTGAAGTTCCGAATGTTCCCGGCGGCCTGAATAAAGTATTAGAAATTTTGCAGGGCGTTAATATCAACGTTGAATACATGTACGCGATTTTAGGCAACCAGAAATCAGAAAACGCGTATATAATTTTCAGGGTAAATGACAACGAGTCGGCTTCTGATTCGCTCATGAAAGCAGGAGTCAGAATAATGAATCAAGAAACTTTATCGGCTCTATAA
- a CDS encoding thiamine pyrophosphate-binding protein, with product MKQRLADYVADFLVSHGIKHCFSVVGGGAMHLNDALGHKDGLKVIYTHHEQAAAIAAESYARLDNNIAAVCVTTGPGGVNALTGVLCGWLDSIPMFIISGQVRYDTTARYAKKLRGINLRALGDQEYDIINSVKAMTKYAVMIENPERIKYELERAYHLATTGRPGPVWLDIPVNFQGAYIETSNLESYDPSEDDKLLPPAVSDDVIKDVISLIKESKRPVLYAGYGIRLSGGYEIFRQLIEKLNIPVVTYWNAIDLIENSHRLYTGRGGNMGDRPGNFAVQNSDLVLAIGTRLSIRQVGYNWDTWARAAKIIMVDIDKNEMNKHTIHADFKIWADAKDFMNKLNAAIDHKIFNDSSWLETCSNWKKNYPVVLTRHYEQKKLANIYAFIDYLSSKLHDKNLTVVSNGACCVAGSQAYRIKKDARFINNSATASMGYGLPASIGACVNYIGGGGGINWRKDSSNLSRRRRQHNDELAGTPDSNNK from the coding sequence GTGAAGCAAAGACTTGCGGATTATGTAGCTGATTTTCTTGTCTCACACGGCATAAAACACTGTTTCAGTGTCGTAGGAGGCGGGGCAATGCATTTAAATGACGCGTTAGGACATAAGGACGGCCTCAAAGTAATTTATACTCATCACGAACAGGCGGCTGCAATTGCTGCGGAATCATATGCGAGACTCGATAATAATATTGCTGCTGTCTGTGTTACAACTGGGCCGGGAGGTGTGAACGCTTTAACGGGCGTATTATGCGGCTGGCTTGACTCTATTCCCATGTTTATTATAAGCGGCCAAGTACGTTATGACACTACAGCGAGATATGCTAAAAAATTGCGCGGTATAAATTTGCGTGCGCTCGGTGATCAGGAATACGACATAATTAATTCAGTCAAAGCAATGACAAAATACGCCGTAATGATCGAGAACCCCGAACGAATTAAATACGAACTCGAACGAGCTTATCATTTAGCGACAACAGGACGGCCCGGCCCGGTTTGGCTTGATATTCCCGTAAATTTTCAGGGCGCATATATAGAAACTAGCAATCTTGAAAGCTATGACCCTTCAGAAGATGATAAATTACTGCCTCCCGCTGTGAGTGATGACGTTATAAAAGATGTTATCTCGCTCATAAAAGAGTCAAAACGTCCGGTTTTATATGCAGGTTATGGCATAAGATTATCGGGCGGCTATGAAATTTTCAGGCAGTTAATCGAAAAATTAAATATTCCCGTTGTTACATACTGGAATGCGATAGATTTAATAGAGAATTCTCACAGGCTTTACACGGGCAGGGGCGGCAATATGGGCGACAGACCCGGAAATTTTGCGGTTCAGAATTCAGATTTAGTGCTGGCAATAGGGACTCGCTTATCGATTCGTCAAGTCGGCTATAACTGGGACACATGGGCGAGGGCTGCAAAAATTATCATGGTCGACATCGATAAAAACGAAATGAACAAGCACACTATACACGCAGATTTTAAAATATGGGCAGATGCTAAAGATTTTATGAATAAATTAAACGCTGCAATAGATCACAAAATTTTTAATGACTCGTCATGGCTTGAGACCTGCTCAAACTGGAAAAAAAATTATCCCGTTGTATTGACTCGACACTATGAGCAGAAAAAACTTGCTAATATATATGCATTTATAGATTATCTCAGCAGTAAATTACATGATAAAAATTTAACGGTTGTATCAAACGGCGCGTGCTGTGTTGCAGGCAGTCAGGCATATAGAATCAAGAAAGACGCGAGATTTATTAATAATAGCGCAACTGCTTCAATGGGCTATGGACTCCCGGCTTCAATCGGAGCATGCGTAAATTACATAGGGGGGGGGGGGGGCATCAACTGGCGCAAGGACTCAAGTAATTTGTCTCGAAGGCGACGGCAGCATAATGATGAACTTGCAGGAACTCCAGACAGTAATAACAAATAA
- a CDS encoding amidohydrolase family protein → MNIIDFHVHTFPEKIASHALKILSSKSHTKYFTEGTLESLIKSMSNAEISASVLQPVATKPEQVSKINDSAISINNTGKIFSFGAIHPDCNNKFIREEFARLSSSGVKGVKIHPVYQGVNIDDERFINILKFAGEFNLSVMIHAGFDIGFPDDDKALPERIAKSLDLAGNNCRVILAHMGGWRCWEDSIKFFADRENIYIDTAFSLGEFIPNNDNFYTSQDQCKMLNSQEFTRIIKIFGANRVLFGTDSPWSSQIQCVKDFDSLDLNESEKKLIFYDNAAKILGPE, encoded by the coding sequence ATGAATATAATAGATTTTCACGTTCACACATTCCCCGAAAAAATAGCCTCTCATGCCCTGAAAATTTTATCAAGTAAGAGTCACACGAAATATTTTACTGAGGGAACGCTTGAGTCTCTCATTAAATCAATGTCAAATGCTGAAATATCAGCGTCAGTCCTGCAGCCAGTAGCCACCAAGCCCGAACAAGTCAGCAAAATAAATGACTCCGCAATCTCAATAAATAATACCGGCAAAATTTTTTCATTCGGGGCAATTCACCCGGACTGCAATAATAAATTTATCCGTGAAGAGTTTGCAAGATTATCAAGTTCAGGCGTTAAAGGCGTTAAAATTCACCCGGTCTATCAGGGAGTAAATATCGATGACGAGAGATTTATAAATATTTTGAAATTTGCCGGCGAGTTTAATTTATCCGTGATGATTCATGCTGGTTTTGATATTGGATTTCCTGATGATGATAAAGCACTCCCCGAACGAATCGCAAAATCTCTTGACTTGGCCGGGAATAATTGCCGGGTAATTCTCGCTCATATGGGCGGCTGGCGTTGCTGGGAAGATTCTATAAAATTTTTTGCTGATCGTGAAAATATTTATATAGATACTGCGTTCTCACTGGGAGAATTTATCCCTAATAATGATAATTTCTATACGAGTCAAGATCAGTGCAAAATGTTAAACTCTCAAGAATTCACGCGAATTATAAAAATTTTCGGGGCGAATCGAGTCTTATTCGGGACTGACTCGCCGTGGAGTTCACAAATTCAATGCGTTAAAGATTTTGACTCGCTCGATTTAAACGAGTCCGAGAAAAAATTAATATTTTACGATAACGCAGCAAAGATTCTCGGACCTGAATAA